The genomic window GAGGAGCCTGCACTCAAAGCGCTTACTCCAGGAACGATCTCGTATGGGATCTGTTCCTTTTTGATGGCGATCAATTCTTCTCCGCCTCTTCCGAACAAGAAAGGATCTCCGCCTTTTAAGCGGACTACGATCTTGTTTTGCAGAGCATATCGTACGATCAGATCTTGTATCTCGGTTTGCGTTGCGGAATGCTGACCGGCTCTCTTCCCAACATAATGAACGATCGCCGACTCCGGAAAATATTCCAGAAAAGAAGGATCGAGCAAAGCGTCGTATAATACTACTTCAGCTTTTTTTAATATATTTAGGGCGCGCAGGGTCATTAGCTCCGGATTTCCGGGCCCAGCTCCGACTAAATATACTTTTCCCTTTCCTTCTTGCATTCGATCTAAGAATTAATTCGATCCGGAGATCATTCCGGCTCCAACGGTGTTATTCGTGCCTTCGTCCACTAAAACAAAACTACCGGTGCCTCGATTCTCGGAATAAGGATCGAACGCGATCGGTTTCGCTGTACGGATCTTGATCCTTCCGATCTCGTTTAACGCGAGCTGAGGCGAATCCAGTTTTTGGTGGGTTTGTATATCGATCCTGAAAGTAATCTCTCTCACTGCGGACTTGACGGAACCTGTGGTTTGTCTTAGGAGATATTTGTTTCCAGGAACAAGTGCTTTAGAGTCCATCCAACAAACATCCGCTTCGATATCCTGAGAAAGATTCGGAAGCTGCTTCTCCGTTACGATCATGTCTCCTCGGCTGATATCGATCTCATCTTCTAGAAGAATGGTAACTGACATAGGAGCAAACGCTTCCTGTACTTCTCCTTCATGAGTGAGAATCGCCTTGATCTTAGAACGATGTCCGTTCGGAAGCACGACAATATTTTCGCCTTTCTGAAAGACGCCGCTTCTTACTTGGCCGGCATATCCTCTAAAATCATGATGTTCTTCGGTTTGAGGACGGATCACATACTGGACCGGAAACCTAGGTTGGTGCTTGTGCTCGTCTTCTTCGAGCTCCAGATCTTCCAGATACCCCAAGAGGGTTTTGCCCTTCCACCAAATCATATTCGAAGAAGGATCCACCACATTGTCCCCGTTCAGTGCGGAAATAGGAATGAATTCCAATCCTTTAAAATCCAGATCGGAAGCAAAATCGATATAATCCTTTTTGATCTCTTCGAAACGTTCTTGGGAGAATTCGACCAAGTCCATCTTATTCACACAGATGATTACATGAGGGATCTTTAATAGAGATGCGATATACGAATGTCTATAAGTCTGTTCGATCACTCCTTTGCGAGAGTCGATCAGTATGATCGCAAGATCCGAATTAGAAGCACCGGTCACCATGTTCCGAGTGTATTGGATATGCCCCGGTGCATCCGCGATGATGAACTTTCTCTTAGGTGTGGAGAAATATTTATAGGCCACGTCGATCGTAATGCCTTGCTCTCTCTCCGCCTTGAGTCCGTCGGTAAGAAGGGCCAGATTGATCTGTCCGTTTACTTGATTCGTCTTTTCAATCGCTTCCAATTGGTCTTGGAATACGGATTTACTATCGTATAGAAGACGTCCGATCAGAGTGGACTTTCCGTCGTCTACGCTTCCCGCAGTGATAAAACGCAATAAATCCATCAGAAATAACCGCCTCTTTTACGTTCTTCCATCGCAGCTTCGGATCTCTTATCATCTAGTCTGGATCCTCTTTCAGTGGTCCTGGAAGTTTGGATCTCTCGAATAATATCGTCTAGGGAATTCGCCTCGGATTCCACAGCCGCTGTACAAGTCATGTCTCCCACAGTCCTGAATCGAACCGTTTTCTCTTCTACCTTATCGGAAGAATCCAGGGTCACGAACTCGGAAACCGGGAAGACAACGTTCTCTCTCCACACGA from Leptospira langatensis includes these protein-coding regions:
- a CDS encoding sulfate adenylyltransferase subunit 1, which produces MDLLRFITAGSVDDGKSTLIGRLLYDSKSVFQDQLEAIEKTNQVNGQINLALLTDGLKAEREQGITIDVAYKYFSTPKRKFIIADAPGHIQYTRNMVTGASNSDLAIILIDSRKGVIEQTYRHSYIASLLKIPHVIICVNKMDLVEFSQERFEEIKKDYIDFASDLDFKGLEFIPISALNGDNVVDPSSNMIWWKGKTLLGYLEDLELEEDEHKHQPRFPVQYVIRPQTEEHHDFRGYAGQVRSGVFQKGENIVVLPNGHRSKIKAILTHEGEVQEAFAPMSVTILLEDEIDISRGDMIVTEKQLPNLSQDIEADVCWMDSKALVPGNKYLLRQTTGSVKSAVREITFRIDIQTHQKLDSPQLALNEIGRIKIRTAKPIAFDPYSENRGTGSFVLVDEGTNNTVGAGMISGSN